TCGCAGCGCGAAGCAGCCAGGCGAGGATCACCCAGCCCCCTCGCGTCATGCGAAATGGGCGGGTGCTACACCCATCTCGCGGAGACATACAAACTTCTGTCATATCAACAGAATAGAAAGAGGCATTCAATAAGCACATCAACATATTCCGAGCCGGTTGATCAAGTGCGACCTTCTTGCCCCCAGCCTCAGGCGCAACGGCGCTCGCGGTCTCGCCAATTCTGCCGGCAACGGCGCAAACCTGTGACCGCATGAATCCAACCAATCCCAACCAACGGAGCCAAAAGATGAGCACGGTTACCACCAAGGACGGCGTCGAGATCTACTACAAGGATTGGGGGCCGAAGAGCGCCCAGCCGATCATGTTTCATCACGGCTGGCCGCTATGCTCCGACGACTGGGATGCCCAGATGCTGTTCTTCCTTGAGAAGGGCTACCGGGTCGTCGCCCATGACCGGCGTGGCCATGGCCGCTCGACCCAGGTGGGCGACGGTCACGACATGGATCACTACGCCGCCGATGCCGCAGCCGTCGTCGAGCATCTCGATCTCAGGAACACCGTCCATGTCGGCCACTCCACCGGCGGCGGCGAAGCGACCCATTATGTCGCCCGCCATGGCCAGCCGCAGGGCCGCGTCGCCAAGCTGGTGATCATCGGCGCCGTGCCGCCGATCATGGTGAAGACCGAAGCCAATCCCGGTGGCCTGCCGATCGAAGTCTTCGATGGCCTGCGCAAGCAGCTCGCCGCCAATCGCGCGCAGTTTTATTACGATCTGCCGGCCGGTCCGTTCTACAGCTTCAACCGGCCGGGCGCGAAAGTCCTGGAACCGGTCATCAACAATTGGTGGCGCCAAGGCATGATCGGCGGCGCCAAGGCGCATTACGACGGCATCAAGGCCTTTTCGGAAACCGACTTCACCGAAGATCTGAAGATCATCACCGTGCCGACTTTCGTGATGCACGGCGATGACGACCAGATCGTGCCGATCGCCGATTCCGCCCTGCTCTCGTCCAAGCTTCTGCAAAACGCCACGCTGAAGGTCTACGAGAAATTCCCGCACGGCATGTGCACCACCCACGCAGACATCATAAACCCCGACATCCTAGCCTTCCTCAAGGGCTGATCCGTGATGTTACCGGGCGCCGACGAGGCGCCCGGTTGCTGTTATGGCTGTGACTCCATACGTAGGGACACCGGCCATGTCGATCGATTGACGGCCAGTGACTCATTTTCCCATGAAACCGTTTTCGCCGATTTGCGTTTAGCGGCCATGAAAAGAGAACGTGAACCCTCATCAAAGGCTTACCGGCAGGACCGTTTCGAAAACACCGAGCGAGCCGCCAAGGAAACCATCGAGGCGGAGCAGCGGGCCCGCCGCGAAAAAACCAAGCGGCTGAAAGAGCTGCGCCTGGCGCAACAAAGCGGCCAGAATCCCGCAACCAAGTAGATCTCACGCTCACACCATCCGTCCGGCCGACGCCTTGATCGGTCTCATCTCGTGCCGCCGCCCTCGCCCGCATCTTCCCGCGCGGCCAAAATTGTTTTTGAATTTCGGACCTTCGCCCATCTTGCAGAGCAAAGATCGCGAAATTATCTTTTTTCCACGAAAGCGATTCACGGCATCCAAAAAGGGCAGATTGCGATGTCAGACAAGCTGTTCAGCACGCGTGACGAACCGCTCGCCTCTGAGGACCTCGATGTGTGCAGGCGTGTCCATGAAGCTCTCTGTAGCGGGCTAAAGATCGACAGATCAGGCAAGGAGGCCGACCGCTTAGGCGCCCTCATCATCGAGCTTTACCGCCAGGGTGTGCATGACGAGAACCAGCTTCGGCTGCTGGCCGGCGGAAGGCGAGCTTGATAGCGCGCCTTCAGGTTCAAAAGACCTTTCACCAATCCAGTTCGCTCGCCAATGCCTTAGCCATGGACCTGTTGACAGCCCGCGCCAGCGCCGTCCGGTGAGGGCCAGCAGGCTGTCGGCGTAGGCGGCGAGTTCGAGCGAGCCGACATACATACGCAACGGCCGGCAACGAAGCCGGGGTCTGAAGCCCGCAGGCAGTTGCACGGCGGCAGTGGTGACACAGTGCCATGTCGCCAACGACAAGCAGCATTGCCCCGTCGTCGGAGGGGCAATGAATTCGGCAAATCCCGAAGGTTCCTCAAGGAGGATTACGGGTTCGTTGTCGTCTCGGTGCTTGTAGCAGAGGTCTCGGTTTCGTCAACGCTTTGGGCGGCTTCAGTGGTCTCCGCTATGCCTTCCATTCCAGTCTCAGAGGTTTCCTCAGCCGCGACCGGGTCTGTCGTCGCGCTCCCGTCGGCCGTCTCGCCGGTCGCTGTCTCGGTCTCTGCTGCCGGGGTTTCCGGTGTCGGGGCGGCTGCCGCCAAGGCGTCTCTCATCTGGTCGATCGTCCCGATAGCTGTTCCGACACCGAGCGTCTCCTGTGCCCAGCCCAAAGCCTCCGGCGTGACCGTGCCTGTTTTGGTTGCGGCGGCCAGCGCCGCAGTCAGGGCGGCATCGCCCAATACCGGATCGTCGGCCGGTGGCGCCACTCCGTTGGTGAGTTCATATTGAGCGTACGCCGTGCTGAACGCGGCAATTGCGGCCATCCGAGGATCGGCCGTTTTCATGAGAGCATGGAAGTTGCGCTTCAGCGAATTGAGACCGGCAAGCTCTGCTGGCTTTTTTGCAGGTTTTGTCGCAGGCGCTTTGGCGATGGTCGTCTTTTTGGACGTGCCCTTCGTACTGACAGTCTGCTTGGCCGATTTCGTCTTGGCGGCCTTGCCCGTGCTTCCGGTCCGGCCACTTTCTGTCTTCCCCCTCGAGCTGGCGCTGCCCTTTCCGCCGCCGCTATTGCTGCTGCCGCCTCCGTGACCTCCGCCGCTGTTTCCGCCGCCGTGGCCACCGCCACCACCACCACCACCGCCGTTGCCACCACCATTGCCGCCGCCGTTGCCGCCCTTGGCGAAAGCAGGCGAGAAATCGGTGAAGGTGATGTTGAGAGGTGCAATCGCCAAGCTCGTCGAGAGACAGAGAACACCGAGAATTCTGGAGAGCCGCATGCTAATCCTTCCGACATCTCGGTCATTGATGCAGCCCGTCCCATAAAGATCTAATTGACTATCTGCTTTCAATTTGAACTTGTTGCTGAATTTCCCAAAATGAACCTTTCCCCTTCCCCTGCGTTATCCCCTCGATACATCCGTTTACCCAAGGTGAGTGAAATGAACAGATTCGCCATCATTGCCCTGTCGATAGCGACGGCCTTCTCCGGAATGCCGGCCTCGGCAGGCCCGGCTTTCGTGCCGAGCCCGGTGCAATCGGCGCAGCCGGTGCCTCAAAGCACCGATGCCCAGATTATGACCGTTGGTTGCAATAACTTCACGAACTGCCCGGGTCAGTTCAGCAACAATCGCAGGTGGTATCGCAACCGCCACTATCGCAACCGGGACTACTACCGCGACCGAGACTACTACCGAGACGACCGCTATGGCTGGGATCGTCGCTACGATCGCCGGTATCGCCGCAACGACAATACCGGCGCCATCATCGGCGGCCTGGCCGCCGGCGCCATCATCGGCGGCATCATCGCTTCGCAGCCGCGTGCACGTGCCTATGGTTCTTCGCATGCGGAGTATTGCTACAGCCGCTACCGGTCCTACCGCGCCTATGACAATACCTACCAGCCGAATTACGGCCCGCGCCGCCAGTGCCGCTAGTCCGGTCTATCCATCAGAGCAAGCCTCGCATGAAGATGCGGGGCTTTTTGATGCCTATGCCGAACCAACACGCCCGCTTCCCACCGGCCATCAACCGTGCTTGACTTTCGGCTTCAGCCACGCGGATCGAACCTGAATTTCCTGCGGCCTGATAGAGCGTGGGTGATCGATGACATTTGCAGATACTACAAAGCCCACCGGGCCTGTCACGCTGCTGCCGCCGGATCTGGAAAACCTATCGGGCTTCGAAGCGGCACTCGCCGCTGGCTGGTCTCCCGATCCGCGCCGCGCGGGCGACGAAACCTATATTCGCGGAGAGCTTCAGCGGCTGCGCCAGGACCGGGCGAAATTCCTCTACGATCTCATTCCTGATGGCAGACGGCACGCCGGGTCCGGATCACCGCCTCTCACCACCCGTCTGTTCTGGATCTGGGACGGCGAATTCTGCGGCAGCATCAGCCTGCGCTTTCAGGCCGGCACCGAGGAGTTGCCGCCCGAGGTATCGGGCCATGTGGGATATTCCGTCGTGCCGTGGAAACAGCGCAACGGCCACGCGACCAATGCGTTGAGGCTGCTGTTAGCACTGGCGGCGAAGGAAGGCCTCGACCGCCTCGCCATCCTCTGTAACGAGCATAACGAGGCCTCGCGGCGGGTGATCCAGCGCAATGGCGGCGAATTATTCATGCGCGGCCCGCATCCCTCCGACAGACCCGATCAGATCAAGCTGTATTTCTGGCTGCGGCCTGGCGTCGTCGTCTGACGTGAAGCGCGGCGGATTTGTAGACGGACGGAGCACAAGCCTTGCCCGCCTTTGCTCCGTCCGTCCCCTCAGCCTGGGGCGGGCTGAGTGCTGATCGCGGCGGCTTGTCGGGCGCCGGCGCCGGGTTCTCTCAATAGGTCGCGGCCGGTTTTGGCTTCTTCTCGGTCCATTGCGGCGGCGCGCCGTATTTGGCGGCCACGGCGCCCATCAGTCCGGGCGGCCGGCCGAAGGCGTCGCAGGCGGCGTATTTCGGTTTGCCGCCGAGCCAGGATTTCATCCGCTGCCCTGAGGGCGGCGAGATATCCAATCCCTTCGGCTCCTTACCTTTGATCAGCATGCGGGAAAACTCGCTGCTGAATTTCGAAGCCAAGCTATAGGCATCGCCGACTTCAGACACGCGGGGTTATTCTGCAACGAGTTTGCCCCGCGCGACCAGACGATCGCCGCCCGCTGCACGCCACCACTGTCGACGGCCTCCGCCTCGACCGACAATCCGCCGAGGCCGGCAGGCAGGCGGGGCACGCCGACCGGCAGCACGAAACCGGTGCCGACGGTCACAACGGTCGAAACACCAGCCATCGCCTTGTTGGTCGGCACAATGTCGGTGACGACGGAGCGGATTGTCAGGTCCGCCGGCTGGCCGGCAGAGACCAGTTGGTATTTGTCGCTGAGCGAAATGCAGAGTGCCCGGTCCAGAGCGTTCGCCACCATCACGCGGTCGGCGTCCGATTTGACGCGGGTCGCGGCGCTGAAGGCGAAGGTCGTCGGCACGATGCTCACCGTCTTCGCCGGACTAAGGCGCGTCCCATCGACATAGACGCGCGATTTCGACAGCTTGCCCTTCGGCGCGCCGAGATTGCCATAGGAAGAAAGCGTGCCGGCCTCCTTTAGCGGCACCGAGCTGCACCCCGCCGCGGCCATGGCGAGCGCCACCGGCAGAGCGAGGGACAAACCTCTCGACGCCACGGGGAAGGAAAATAGGAATGGATTGCTGCGCACGCTGTCTGGCCTCCGTCGCCGATGAACTCGGGCGAAAGTGGCGGTCGAGAATTGCCGCAACATTACATCGTTTCCGTGAACGGATGCCGCCGGAGCAGGCCGGCTTATCCGAGGTCGATCGTCACCCGCGTCCCGGTCGCAGCGCTTTCGATGCCGACCTCGCCGCCGTGGTTTGCGGCGATCTGCTTGACGAGGCTGAGGCCGAGACCGGCACCCTTGCTCTTCGGGGTGACGCGGTAGAACGGCTCGAACACCAGCTCCCGATGCTCGGCCGGAATGCCCGGCCCGTCGTCGGCGACACTGATACGGCCGCCGCCGAAAGGCGAACCCGACACAGAAACCGTGATCATGCCGCCGTTGCCGCCATGGTCGATGGCGTTGCGCACGAGGTTGCTCACCGCCCGCGGCAGGGCGGAAGGGCTGCCACGGCGTTTCAGGCCTTCCACGTCGCTCTGAAAGGAAATCTGGTAACCGGCGGCAATCGCCAGCGGCGCCAGATCGGCAACCGTCATTCGGGCGATCTCGACGAGATCGACCGTTTCGTCGAGATCGGCCGCCTGATCGTTGCGCTCGAAATCGAGCAGCTGCTCGGCCGCCTCGGCCAGCCGCGCCACGTCGTCAAGCAGCCGCTGCCGCTCGCGCCCATCGGGCATGCCGTCGATGCGCGTCTGCATGATGGCGATCGGCGTCCGCAGCTCATGCGCCGCATCGAGCAGGAAACGTTGGCGTTTCTTAAACTCGTTTTCAAGCCGCTCAAGCGTTCCGTTAAAAGCAATCACCAATGGTGCGATTTCCGTGGGAATACCATGCACCGGCAATCGGGCTCCTTGCCGGCGGGGTTCGATTTCCGATGCCTTGCTCGCTATATCCGTCACGCCGGCCAAAGCGCGCGCTACGACGCGGGGGATCGTTAGAAAAACCCCGGGCAAAGCGATGGCCAAAAGCGGTGTGTAAATGAGGTAGGTTTTGCCGAGTATTGCCAGAAATGCGGAGCTTCTGCTGGCGTTTCCGCCGTACATCACTCTGTACTCGCCTTCTGCCGTGTCGACACGGTCGATAGAGGCGACCTCGGTCGTACCAGACGCCCCTCGTATGTCGGCGTCTTTGATGAGGTAGACGTACCGGGCTAGGTCCGCATAGGGCGCCGGTATTACGCCGTAGGAGGCCGTTTCTCCACTGGGTGTTGCGACGAAAAACCAGAGCCTGTTGTTCTCAGCCTTGAACGACCTGAGCCGCGGGCTATCCGCTATGGCGATCCTGCCCTGCGAGTCACGCGTAAGAGCTTCCTCGAGGGCTGCAGTCAGCTGAACCTGCATTCCTTCATTGGGCGAGAGGATGCTGGTGGCATAAATGCAAAGCCCGATGATGACAGTCGCAACAACAGCCACGAAAACGATACTGAGCTGCCAGCTGAGCGTCCACCAGAGTGAAAGGTTCGACTTGGTCGCCTCGCGCATCACTCCTCCTTCATGAGATAACCGACGCCGCGGATATTATGGATCGCGACGCCGGCGCAGGCATCGATCAGCCGCTTGCGCAGCCGCGAAATATGCGCGTCGAGCGCATTCGACTGGATTTCCTCTTCGTAGTTATAAACCGCTGCCTCCAGTGTTGAGCGCAGCACGGTCTTCTCTTTGCGCCTTGCGAGTGCCGCCAGCACCAGAAGTTCGCGCCGGGGCAGATCGAGCGGCACGGCATCGACGGTGACGCTGAGATGCAGCGGGTCGATCACCATCCGCCCGGCCGTTATCTTGAGTTCGGCCAGTTCAGGCGATCGCCGCAGCACGGCCCTGAGCCGCGCCATCAGCTCCTCGACCAGGAACGGCTTTCCGAGATAGTCGTCGGCCCCGAGGTCGAGGCCCTCGATCCGCTCCTTCGGTTCGTTCAGCGCCGTCATCACGATGATCGGCGTATCTTTCCCCGTCCGCCTGAGCTCCGGAATGAAGCTCAGGCCCTCTCCGTCGGGCAGGCGCCGATCGAGTAGGATTGCATCATAGAGGTTCTGCCGCGTTAGTTCGACCGCATCGGCCAGATGCATCGTATGGTCCGCGACGATCCCATGTTTGCCGAGTGCGGCCGACAGCGCCTCAGCCAGCTCCCTCTCATCTTCTATCAGCAGTATTCGCATCGCCCGCCCATTGTCTCGCTCTCCCCTCTGTCCGCCACAAGGGTTGCGGCAGCATTGCGGAGCTTCAAAGGCAACCGGTCATGCTGCCGCAATTGTTGAGGTCCAGCACAGAGAATATCCGCGGCAGCTGGAGATCAAGATGATCCGACCTATCCTTCGTCTCCTGACGAGACACTTCCTCTCCGCCTTCATCCTGGTCGCGCTGCTCACAGCCCCGCTCGTCATTCTGCACACGCTTCACGAAAAGACGGCATTCGAGAACGGCCTGCTGATGGACGTCCGATGATGCAGCGAGCGAACCTCAGGCGGTCTTACTGTCTGCCGTGCAATAGGCCAAGAAGGCCTGAAGATAGGCCTGCACCTTGGAACGGTTCTCCGCTGGCTCAATGGTGTTGAACACCTCGGCCGGCTCCAGCTTCATCAAAGGAAGCCTGAGGAAAATATCGCCCGCGAACCGGTCGGTGATGGTCGCAAGAACGGTGCGAAGACCCGGCAGCATGTCGTCGCCGCGATGGGATGCGTGCAGCAGGGCGATCGGCTTATGGACGATCTCATCTCCCGATACGAGCCAGTCGATCGCATTCTTGAGGCCGCCGGGGATGGATCGGACATATTCCGGGCTGGCAATGATCACCCCGTCGCTCTTGGCGATCCATCGATGAAATTCCGCACCGCCTCCGGCAGATGCTCTCCCTCGAGATCGGGCGAGAATACCGGCAACCGCCCCACGTCGTCGAAGATCGAAATCTCGATCTCATTTGGCGCTACGGCGCGAACAGCCTGCAGCATGGCGGTATTGGTGGAATTGCGCCGGGCGCTGCCGGATATTGCGAGAATCTTCATGACCCTAACAGGAAATGATTGATCATGGCTGTCAACGCAAAAGGCTACGCTAGGCCGATTGAGTAACGCCCCAAGAAGCGACTTTTGCTTGAACTGGCCGAGCCTCGCGTTAGCCTGGATGCTGCTGCCGAATCGGCTGGAATTACCCCTTGAGGAAATACACATGTCGGCTTTGATCGAGGCGCGGGGCGTCAGCAAACGCTTCCGGCAGCACAAGCGATTTCCGGGCTTGCTGGGCGCGCTGAAGACGTTGGTGACCAACGAATATACGGAAGTTTTGGCCGTTTCCGACATCGGTTTCGACATCGCGGCGGGCGAAGCCGTTGGCTATCTCGGCCCGAATGGCGCCGGCAAATCGACAATGATCAAGATGATGACCGGCATCCTGGTGCCGAGCGACGGCACGCTCTCGGTCCTCGGCCGGACACCACATCTGCGGCGAATGGACAATGCCCGCGAGATCGGCGTCGTTTTCGGCCAGCGCAGCCAGCTATGGTGGGACCTGCCGCTGGTCGACAGTTTTACCCTGCATCAGCGCATCTACGACATTCCCACCGCCCGCTATGCGGATAATCTCCGACGCTTCAGCGAGTTGCTTGATTTGACGCCCTTTCTCGACCGCGCGGTCCGCCAGCTCAGCCTCGGTCAGCGCATGCGCGCCGAGATCGTGATGTCGCTGCTGCACGATCCCAAGATCCTCTTTCTGGACGAGCCGACCATCGGGCTTGATGTGGTCGCCAAGGATGCCGTGCGGCGTTTTCTCGCCGAGATCAACCGCGAGCGCGGCGTCACCATCATCCTCACCACCCATGACCTGCAGGACATCGAGACCATCTGCCCGCGGCTGATCATGGTCGATCATAGCAGGCTCATCTTCGACGGTGAGTTGAAGAGCCTGCGCGCGGCATTGGGTTCGGCCCGGCGGCTGACACTTGAATTTGCCAGCGACCCTGGACCGCTGCCGTTGCGCACCGCGGCACTCGTCAGCGATGAGGGCCTGCGCAAGAACTATCTCATCGAGCGTGAAGACATCTCGCTGGTCGCAATCCTGTCGGAGGTCGGCAGCGGGCGCGGCCTCAAGGATGTGGCGCTGCACGAGCCCGACATCGAAGAGGTTATCCGCACCTTCTACCAGCGGCGCAATGCAAAGGCTCTGGCGTCATGAGCGCCTATTTCGCCTTCGCGCGCAGCTCCTTCCATTCGCAGCTCGCCTACCGCAACGAAGTATGGGCCAATATCTTCGGCAAACTCGTGCAGGTCTTTGCGCGTGTCGCCATCTGGCAGGCGGCCTATGCCGGCATCGGCGGCATCGTGGTCGACGGCGTGTCCCTGCAGCAGATGGTGACCTATGCCCTGCTCGGCGGCGCGGTGATGGGAGCGACCCGCCCTGAAAGGATCATCGGCGAAATCGGCCGGTCGCTGAAGACAGGCGATATCGCAGTCTGGCTGCTCAAGCCCTTGTCCTATCCGCTCTATCTTTTCGCCAACGAATGCGGCAGCTTCGGCTATCGCCTGATGACCCAGGTCATTCCGACCATCGCCTTTACCGCGTTGTTTTACGGCATGCTGCCACCGGCGACCCTGTTCGATGGCTTGATGTTCATCGCCTTCTGGGCGCTGTCCTTTACGCTGCTGTTCCTGATGTCGGCGCTCTTCGGCCTCATCGCCTTCTGGCTGATGACGAGCTTCTCGCTGGACTGGATCCTGGGCGCCCTGCTGCAATTGTTCTCGGGCCTGCTGATACCGTTCTGGTTCTTCCCCGAACCGCTGGCCACGATTGCCCGCCACCTGCCCTTCGCCTGGGTGGTCTATTATCCCAATGCGGTCTATCTCGGCAGGCTGTCCGCGGCCGATGTCTGGCTGCATCTCGGCCTGGGCCTTGCCTGGGCCGCGCTGTTCCTCGCCGGCGTCCTCTGGCTGTGGCGCTGCGCCTCCACCCGCATCATCGTGCAGGGAGGCTGATCGTGCTTATTCATCACCTTCGCGTCCTGCCGCTGCTGGTGCGGATGCATGTCCGCTCCCAGATGGAATATCGCGGCGCTTTCTGGCTCGACCGTCTTGCGCAGATCCTTTCCTATGGCAGCGTCTTCGCCACCATCGGCATCCTGCTCGCCCGCTTCGATACGCTTGGCGGCTGGACCTGGCCGGAACTGGCGCTGCTGTTCAGCTTCCAGCTGCTGGCTTACTCGCTCGGCGCCGCGATGAGCTTCGTACAATTGCGCGACCTCGAAGAACTGGTGCGGCTCGGCACTTTCGACACGCTGTTGGTCAAGCCTTTCAGCCCCTGGGCCTATCTGGTTTTTTCCGGCCTCAATATCGGCTATGCCGGCCACGTCATCCTGGCGGTGCCGCTGATGGGCTGGGCCGTCCAGTCCGTCGACTTCGCCTGGTCGGTCTGGTCGGCATCGTTCCTTATTGCCGCGCTCCTCAGCGCGACACTGCTGACCGCGGCACTCATCACCATGATCGGGGCCACGGCGCTGATCTGGGTGCGCTCCAACCACCTGTTCTCGATCTTCTTCGGCTTTTGGGAATTGACGCGCTACCCGCTCAACATTTTCCCCGGCGGCATCCAGACCATCCTCATCACCGCGGTCCCGCTCGCCCTCACCAGCTCGGTCCCCGTCGGCGCCCTGCTCGGCAAACCCATCCCGATCCTCGGGGACTGGGCCGGGCCCGTGGCTCTTCTGGCCGGCCCGATCTGGGTGTTGATATCAATCGCCTACTGGCGGTACGCCACCGGCAAGTACCAGGGCGCCGGCGGCTGATCGAGCCGACCGGCCTCGATATCAGGATGCCTGCGACAACGATCTCGCGCGGACCTCGAGGAATGCCGCAGTCAGCTTCGCGAGCACCGGCGAAGTGCATGTACCGTTGGCGCCGCCGATCGGATC
The Rhizobium leguminosarum DNA segment above includes these coding regions:
- a CDS encoding alpha/beta fold hydrolase, with translation MSTVTTKDGVEIYYKDWGPKSAQPIMFHHGWPLCSDDWDAQMLFFLEKGYRVVAHDRRGHGRSTQVGDGHDMDHYAADAAAVVEHLDLRNTVHVGHSTGGGEATHYVARHGQPQGRVAKLVIIGAVPPIMVKTEANPGGLPIEVFDGLRKQLAANRAQFYYDLPAGPFYSFNRPGAKVLEPVINNWWRQGMIGGAKAHYDGIKAFSETDFTEDLKIITVPTFVMHGDDDQIVPIADSALLSSKLLQNATLKVYEKFPHGMCTTHADIINPDILAFLKG
- a CDS encoding BA14K family protein, translated to MNRFAIIALSIATAFSGMPASAGPAFVPSPVQSAQPVPQSTDAQIMTVGCNNFTNCPGQFSNNRRWYRNRHYRNRDYYRDRDYYRDDRYGWDRRYDRRYRRNDNTGAIIGGLAAGAIIGGIIASQPRARAYGSSHAEYCYSRYRSYRAYDNTYQPNYGPRRQCR
- a CDS encoding GNAT family N-acetyltransferase, which translates into the protein MTFADTTKPTGPVTLLPPDLENLSGFEAALAAGWSPDPRRAGDETYIRGELQRLRQDRAKFLYDLIPDGRRHAGSGSPPLTTRLFWIWDGEFCGSISLRFQAGTEELPPEVSGHVGYSVVPWKQRNGHATNALRLLLALAAKEGLDRLAILCNEHNEASRRVIQRNGGELFMRGPHPSDRPDQIKLYFWLRPGVVV
- a CDS encoding sensor histidine kinase, translated to MREATKSNLSLWWTLSWQLSIVFVAVVATVIIGLCIYATSILSPNEGMQVQLTAALEEALTRDSQGRIAIADSPRLRSFKAENNRLWFFVATPSGETASYGVIPAPYADLARYVYLIKDADIRGASGTTEVASIDRVDTAEGEYRVMYGGNASRSSAFLAILGKTYLIYTPLLAIALPGVFLTIPRVVARALAGVTDIASKASEIEPRRQGARLPVHGIPTEIAPLVIAFNGTLERLENEFKKRQRFLLDAAHELRTPIAIMQTRIDGMPDGRERQRLLDDVARLAEAAEQLLDFERNDQAADLDETVDLVEIARMTVADLAPLAIAAGYQISFQSDVEGLKRRGSPSALPRAVSNLVRNAIDHGGNGGMITVSVSGSPFGGGRISVADDGPGIPAEHRELVFEPFYRVTPKSKGAGLGLSLVKQIAANHGGEVGIESAATGTRVTIDLG
- a CDS encoding response regulator transcription factor — encoded protein: MRILLIEDERELAEALSAALGKHGIVADHTMHLADAVELTRQNLYDAILLDRRLPDGEGLSFIPELRRTGKDTPIIVMTALNEPKERIEGLDLGADDYLGKPFLVEELMARLRAVLRRSPELAELKITAGRMVIDPLHLSVTVDAVPLDLPRRELLVLAALARRKEKTVLRSTLEAAVYNYEEEIQSNALDAHISRLRKRLIDACAGVAIHNIRGVGYLMKEE
- a CDS encoding ABC transporter ATP-binding protein; this translates as MSALIEARGVSKRFRQHKRFPGLLGALKTLVTNEYTEVLAVSDIGFDIAAGEAVGYLGPNGAGKSTMIKMMTGILVPSDGTLSVLGRTPHLRRMDNAREIGVVFGQRSQLWWDLPLVDSFTLHQRIYDIPTARYADNLRRFSELLDLTPFLDRAVRQLSLGQRMRAEIVMSLLHDPKILFLDEPTIGLDVVAKDAVRRFLAEINRERGVTIILTTHDLQDIETICPRLIMVDHSRLIFDGELKSLRAALGSARRLTLEFASDPGPLPLRTAALVSDEGLRKNYLIEREDISLVAILSEVGSGRGLKDVALHEPDIEEVIRTFYQRRNAKALAS
- a CDS encoding ABC transporter permease; this translates as MSAYFAFARSSFHSQLAYRNEVWANIFGKLVQVFARVAIWQAAYAGIGGIVVDGVSLQQMVTYALLGGAVMGATRPERIIGEIGRSLKTGDIAVWLLKPLSYPLYLFANECGSFGYRLMTQVIPTIAFTALFYGMLPPATLFDGLMFIAFWALSFTLLFLMSALFGLIAFWLMTSFSLDWILGALLQLFSGLLIPFWFFPEPLATIARHLPFAWVVYYPNAVYLGRLSAADVWLHLGLGLAWAALFLAGVLWLWRCASTRIIVQGG
- a CDS encoding ABC transporter permease, whose amino-acid sequence is MLIHHLRVLPLLVRMHVRSQMEYRGAFWLDRLAQILSYGSVFATIGILLARFDTLGGWTWPELALLFSFQLLAYSLGAAMSFVQLRDLEELVRLGTFDTLLVKPFSPWAYLVFSGLNIGYAGHVILAVPLMGWAVQSVDFAWSVWSASFLIAALLSATLLTAALITMIGATALIWVRSNHLFSIFFGFWELTRYPLNIFPGGIQTILITAVPLALTSSVPVGALLGKPIPILGDWAGPVALLAGPIWVLISIAYWRYATGKYQGAGG